The genomic interval CGAGGGAATCGGACTCGAGGAGCTGGGCGTGGCCGTCGAACGCGGCAAGGTGACGGTGGACCCGTATTACCGCACCAGCGTCCCGGGCATCTACGCCATCGGCGACATCGTACCCGGCCCGGCGCTGGCGCATGTCGCCTCGGCCGAAGGCATCTGCTGCGTAGAAGCCATCTGCGGGCTGAACCCCGATCCGGTGGACTACACGACCGTTCCTTCGTGCGTCTTCACGCAGCCCGAGGTGGCGTCGGTGGGCATGACCGAGCAGGAGGCGCGCGAGCGCGGCATCGAATACAAGGTCGGACGCTTCCCCTTCACCGCTTCGGGCAAGGCGACGGCGGCCGGCGACCGCGACGGCTTCGTCAAGCTGCTCTTCGACGCCGACGAGCGCCTGCTCGGCGCGCACCTCGTGGGCGCATCGGTCACGGAGATGCTCGCCGAACCGACGCTGGCCCGGCATCTGGGCGCGACGGCCCACCGGATAGCACGCACGATCCATGCCCACCCGACGATGAACGAAGGGATCATGGAGGCGGCCGAAGCGGCCCTCGGCGCGGCGATACACCTGTAAAGACTGCCGTCCGCGGCAAAAGAAAAGGGAGGTCCGGAGACCTCCCTTTTTTCCCGCTTACCTGAACCACGCTTCGAGGCGGTCGCGGCCGTAGAAATAGTAGCCCGCGAGCCCCACCCAGCTCGTCAGCAGCACCAGCACCGAGGCGATGACCTTGCCGGCGGTGGAAATGTTCTTCTTGAAAATGTCGAGTACGCACCAGATCGTGCAGACGACCCCGACCAACCAAATCAACGTTCCTATCATAACAAATCGCATTTAGTGAAACACCTACGTTCGAAAACCTCCGCAGGGTAGCGCACGTCGCTCAAAAACAACCCCTGCGCGGGCGCTCCGGCACTCGACCTCGCCAGGTCGCGGCTCTCCACGATGGAGCGGAAATCCTCCGGCGTGTACCGTCCGCGGCCGACATCGACCAGCGTGCCGACGATCGCCCGCACCATGTTACGCAAAAACCGGTCCGCACGGATCGTAAAACAGAGCCGTCCGTCGGCATCGGTCCGCCAGCGGGCCTGCATGACGCGACATATATTGGTCCTGTTGTTGGAGTTGAGCTTGGCGAAGGAGGTGAAATCCCGGAATCCGGGCAGCATCTCCGCCGCGCGGTTCATCCGCTCCACGTCGAGCGGCACGTAATACTGCCACGTCATGTGGCGCGTGAAGGGGTTCTTGCGGGGCTCGATCAGGTAGATGTACTCCCGCTCGCAGGCATGGAAGCGCGCATGGGCGTCGTCCGCCACGGGGGTCATGCCGCTCACCGCAATATCGCCCGGCAGCAGGAAATTGAGCTTATAGACCGTCTGCACGGGATCGGCCACGGGCTGCGGCACGTCGAAGTGCGCCACGTAGTAGGAGGCGTTCACCCCCGTATCGGTGCGCCCGGCGCCCGTCACTTCGACCCGCCCGCGCAGGAGCGTGGCGAGCGCCCCTTCGAGCGTCTGCTGCACCGACGGCCGGTCGGGCTGCCGCTGCCAGCCGCAGTAGGCCGCACCGTTGTACCTGAGTTCGAGAAAATAACGCATCGTCCAAAAAATCAGGACCCGGCACGGTCCGGATACGGAGCGGGAAACCGTATGCCCGCCCGTTCCCGCCGAAACGCGGCGCCGTCCGGGTGTCGCAGGCAAAGATAGGAAAAATTCCGGTCCGCACCGCAAAATCCGCGGCGGCGCATTTTCCGCCGCATCTCCGGCATCGCGCCGCACACATACCATAACCGCCCGCCGCGACGTTCGAAATTCAAATAAATTCGTATCTTTGCGTGCGGATAAACCGCCGCGGACCGGAAGGCGTCCCGCAACGGAGCCGGACCGTACGTCCGCGCAGATATGAATACGAGAGAAACATGAAAGCAGCCATCATAGGATACGGCAAGATGGGCCGTGAAATCGAACGGATCCTGCACGAGCGGGGCCACGAGGCCGCGCTCGTCATCGACACGGAGAACGCCGCCGAACTCGATGCGGAGCACCTGCGTGGAATCGACGTGGCGCTGGAGTTCACCACTCCGGCGACCGCCTACCGGAATATCCGCACCTGCATCGAATGCGGCGTGGCGGTCGTGAGCGGCACGACGGGCTGGACCGACCGCCTGCCCGAACTGCAGGCGCTGTGCCGCGAACGGGGCGGGGCGCTGTTCTACGCCTCGAACTACTGCCTCGGAGTCAATCTCATGTTCCGCCTCAACCGCTGCCTCGCGGAGATGATGAACCGTGTCGGCGGCTACGACGTACGCATCGGGGAGGTGCACCATACGCAGAAGAAGGACGCCCCGAGCGGTACGGCCATCACGCTGGCCGAAGGGATCGTCGAGAACCTCGACGCCAAGCGGGGTTGGGTGAACTACGCCCCGGGCATCGCCCACGCGGCGAACCGCGTGGAGCGCAGCGAAGAGACGCCCGCCGACTGCGTGGAAATCCGCTCCGTGCGCGAAGGGGAGGTCCCGGGCGTCCATACCGTCACCTACGAATCGGCGGACGACGTGCTGGAGATCCGCCACACGATCCGGAACCGCCGCACGCTGGCCGCCGGAGCGGTCACGGCGGCCGAATTTCTCTGCGGCAAGCGGGGCGTATTCGGCATGGACGACCTGTTGCAACAATCGAAATAACCGACACAAGATGGGAAAAATCAAGGCTTTCTTCCGAAACAAGTGGGTGGGATTCACCCTCGCCGCACTGCTCTATACGCTCTGGTTCGTGGTCTGGACGGGCAACCTCTGGCTGCTGCTCGGACTTCCGGTTATCTACGACCTCTACGTCTCGCGCCTCTTCTACCGCTACGTCTGGAGCCGCAACCGGCGCATGTGCGAACGCAGCAAGACCTACAAGGCGGTTTACGAGTGGGTGAACGCCATCGTCTTCGCCACGGTGGTGGCGACGCTGGTGCATATCTTCGTCTTCCAGATGTACGTCATCCCCACCTCGTCGATGGAAAAGTCGCTGCTCGTGGGCGACTACCTCTACGTGAGCAAGGTGACCTACGGCCCGCAGATGCCCAACACGCCGCTCTCGTTCCCGTTCGTGCACCACACGATGCCCTTCTCCGAGACCAGGAAATCCTACTCCGAGGCGATCAAATGGCCCTACCACCGCCTCAAGGGGCTCCGCCGCATCGCGCGCAACGACGTGGTGGTATTCAACTTTCCGGCGGGCGACACGGTGCTGCTGGAAAACCAGGCCGTGACCTACTACGACGTGCTGCGCGGCTACGAGGAGTCGTTCGGCGCAGCGGAGGGGCGCAAACGCCTCGCGGAAAAGTACACGGTCGCAAGCCGTCCGGTCGATAAGCGCGAAAACTACATCAAGCGCTGCGTGGCCCTCCCGGGCGACTCGCTGGAAGTCCGCGACGGGCAGGTTTACGTGAACGGCACGGCGCAGGAGCCGATTCCGGGAGTGCAGTACACCTATCTGGTGCAGACCTCGGAACCCTTCACGCAATACGCCATCGACAACCTCGGGGTGACGGAGTACAGCGGCAACGGCTCGTCGTACTACATGGCCCTGACGGCCGAGGCCGCCGAGAAGGTGCGGGCGCTCAAAAACGTCATTTCGATCCGCCGCTACGTTTACACGCCCAACGACGACGTCTTCCCGCAGTGGGGCGAGGCACGCTGGAGCCAGGACAACTACGGCCCGGTCTGGATTCCGGCCCGGGGCGCCACGGTGCGGCTCACGACCGAGAACCTGCCGCTCTACCGCCGCATCATCGAAGCCTACGAAGGCCACACGCTGAAGGTCGCGGACGACGGGACGATCCTCATCGACGGCATGCCCGCCGCAGAGTACACCTTCGCGATGGACTACTACTGGATGATGGGCGACAACCGCCACAATTCGGCCGACTCGCGTTTCTGGGGATTCGTTCCCGAGGACCACATCGTCGGCAAGGCGTCGTTCGTCTGGCTGTCGCTCGACGCCTCCAAGCGCTTCCCGGCGAACATCCGCTGGGAACGGATATTCAAAAAGGTGCGGTAGGGTGGACGACGACCGTTATCTGACCGTGGACGGACCGGCCGAAGCGGCGTCGCGGGAGCGGAGCAGCAAGTTTCTCGCCTACATTTATCCCGTCCGCACGGAAGGGGAGATCCGCGAGCGGCTCGACGCGCTGCGCAAACGCTACTACGACGCCACGCACCACTGCTACGCCTGGCGGCTGGGGCCGCACGGCGAGACGTTCCGCGCCAACGACGACGGCGAGCCTTCGGGTACGGCCGGCAAGCCGATTCTCGGGCAGATGCTCTCGGCCGGAATCACGGACTGCCTCGTAGCGGTGGTCCGCTACTTCGGCGGCACGAAACTCGGCGTGCCGGGACTGATCGCCGCCTACCGCGAATCGGCTGCCGCGGCGATCGCCGCGGCCCGGATCGTCGAACGGACCGTGGACCGCGAAATCCGAGTCCGCTTCCCCTACGTGGCGATGAACGACATCATGCGGGTGGTCAAGGAGGAGCAGCCCCGCATCGGGGAGCAGACCTTCGACAACCTCTGCACGATGCGGCTCACGATCCGCGAAAGCCGCGCCGGACGGCTGGCCGAACGGCTGGAAAAGGCCGGAGGCAGCATCGGCGACGATACGACGACGCCCGGCCGGGAAGCGGCCGGGAAGAAGCTGTAACGAATGAGCATGAAACACGAAAATTCCATCCATATCAAGGGCGCGCGGGTGCACAACCTCAAAAACACCGAGGTCGAAATCCCGCATGACAAACTCGTGGTGGTCACGGGCCTTTCGGGTTCGGGAAAATCGACGCTGGCCTTCGACACGATCTTCGCCGAAGGGCAGCGGCGCTACGTCGAGAGCCTCTCGGCCTACGCCCGGCAATTCCTGGGCAAGATCAACAAGCCGGACGTGGACCTCATCACGGGCATCG from Alistipes dispar carries:
- the truA gene encoding tRNA pseudouridine(38-40) synthase TruA; translation: MRYFLELRYNGAAYCGWQRQPDRPSVQQTLEGALATLLRGRVEVTGAGRTDTGVNASYYVAHFDVPQPVADPVQTVYKLNFLLPGDIAVSGMTPVADDAHARFHACEREYIYLIEPRKNPFTRHMTWQYYVPLDVERMNRAAEMLPGFRDFTSFAKLNSNNRTNICRVMQARWRTDADGRLCFTIRADRFLRNMVRAIVGTLVDVGRGRYTPEDFRSIVESRDLARSSAGAPAQGLFLSDVRYPAEVFERRCFTKCDLL
- the dapB gene encoding 4-hydroxy-tetrahydrodipicolinate reductase; translated protein: MKAAIIGYGKMGREIERILHERGHEAALVIDTENAAELDAEHLRGIDVALEFTTPATAYRNIRTCIECGVAVVSGTTGWTDRLPELQALCRERGGALFYASNYCLGVNLMFRLNRCLAEMMNRVGGYDVRIGEVHHTQKKDAPSGTAITLAEGIVENLDAKRGWVNYAPGIAHAANRVERSEETPADCVEIRSVREGEVPGVHTVTYESADDVLEIRHTIRNRRTLAAGAVTAAEFLCGKRGVFGMDDLLQQSK
- the lepB gene encoding signal peptidase I, whose amino-acid sequence is MGKIKAFFRNKWVGFTLAALLYTLWFVVWTGNLWLLLGLPVIYDLYVSRLFYRYVWSRNRRMCERSKTYKAVYEWVNAIVFATVVATLVHIFVFQMYVIPTSSMEKSLLVGDYLYVSKVTYGPQMPNTPLSFPFVHHTMPFSETRKSYSEAIKWPYHRLKGLRRIARNDVVVFNFPAGDTVLLENQAVTYYDVLRGYEESFGAAEGRKRLAEKYTVASRPVDKRENYIKRCVALPGDSLEVRDGQVYVNGTAQEPIPGVQYTYLVQTSEPFTQYAIDNLGVTEYSGNGSSYYMALTAEAAEKVRALKNVISIRRYVYTPNDDVFPQWGEARWSQDNYGPVWIPARGATVRLTTENLPLYRRIIEAYEGHTLKVADDGTILIDGMPAAEYTFAMDYYWMMGDNRHNSADSRFWGFVPEDHIVGKASFVWLSLDASKRFPANIRWERIFKKVR
- a CDS encoding IMPACT family protein; this encodes MDDDRYLTVDGPAEAASRERSSKFLAYIYPVRTEGEIRERLDALRKRYYDATHHCYAWRLGPHGETFRANDDGEPSGTAGKPILGQMLSAGITDCLVAVVRYFGGTKLGVPGLIAAYRESAAAAIAAARIVERTVDREIRVRFPYVAMNDIMRVVKEEQPRIGEQTFDNLCTMRLTIRESRAGRLAERLEKAGGSIGDDTTTPGREAAGKKL